From Vicia villosa cultivar HV-30 ecotype Madison, WI unplaced genomic scaffold, Vvil1.0 ctg.001533F_1_1, whole genome shotgun sequence, the proteins below share one genomic window:
- the LOC131635699 gene encoding uncharacterized protein LOC131635699, whose protein sequence is MKDKPKKQRKENNINGNKQNTHNHNREKTENITLKISRKGNNKDRDEQPEKNNKQKPLRFTKLKNMIRNPKQSKEEAEIMTGMDYPKTMAHLGKANHNTNNTISQYSNYHIKNQTKAKGKIIRNYLNHKPTNIRLGSGSWSSYRVIHREMDSAPTYKETQKMEDHYKEELYHNMQNTIGEDNINNQPDKENINETEEEDNHECLPNSPDNWNHTHRYQ, encoded by the coding sequence ATGAAGGACAAACCTAAGAAGCAAAGGAAGGAGAACAACATTAATGGAAACAAACAAAATACTCATAACCATAATAGAGAGAAAACAGAGAATATTACCTTGAAGATCAGCAGAAAAGGAAATAACAAGGATAGAGATGAGCAACCTGAGAAGAATAACAAGCAAAAACCATTACGATTTACCAAACTAAAAAATATGATCAGAAATCCAAAACAATCCAAGGAAGAAGCTGAGATAATGACAGGCATGGACTACCCGAAGACGATGGCTCACCTGGGTAAAGCCAACCACAACACCAATAATACAATCAGTCAGTATAGTAACTACCATATCAAGAATCAAACGAAAGCAAAAGGGAAAATCATTAGAAACTACCTCAACCATAAGCCCACAAACATTCGTTTAGGGTCGGGATCATGGTCCAGTTACAGAGTCATACATAGAGAAATGGATAGTGCGCCGACTTACAAGGAAACTCAAAAAATGGAAGACCACTACAAGGAAGAGCTCTACCACAACATGCAAAACACAATCGGAGAAGACAACATCAATAATCAGCCCGACAAAGAAAACATCAACGAAACAGAGGAAGAAGACAATCACGAGTGCCTACCTAACAGTCCCGATAACTGGAACCACACTCATCGATATCAATAG